A part of Rattus norvegicus strain BN/NHsdMcwi chromosome 4, GRCr8, whole genome shotgun sequence genomic DNA contains:
- the Mfap5 gene encoding microfibrillar-associated protein 5 isoform X1, producing MLVFGQKALLLVVALSIPSDWLPLGVSGQRGDDVPETFTDDPNLVNDPSTDDTVLADITPSTDDLASAGDKNTTAECRDEKFACTRLYSVHRPVRQCVHQACFTSLRRMYIINNEICSRLVCKEHEAMKDELCRQMAGLPPRRLRRSNYFRLPPCENMNLQRPDGP from the exons ATGCTGGTCTTTGGGCAGAAGGCCTTGCTGCTTGTCGTGGCACTCAGCATCCCCTCCG ACTGGCTACCCCTAGGGGTCAGTGGCCAACGAGGAG ATGACGTACCCGAGACATTCACAGATGACCCTA ATCTGGTGAATGATCCTTCTACAGACGATACAG TTCTGGCGGATATCACACCTTCCACGGATGACCTGG CCTCAGCTGGTGACAAAAATACTACTGCAG AGTGCCGGGATGAGAAGTTTGCTTGTACAAGACTGTACTCTGTCCATCGGCCCGTCAGACAGTGTGTGCACCAGGCCTGCTTCACCAG TTTACGTCGCATGTACATCATCAATAATGAGATCTGTTCCCGGCTTGTCTGTAAAGAACACGAGGCCATGAAAG ATGAGCTTTGCCGGCAGATGGCAGGCCTGCCTCCAAGGCGACTCCGCCGCTCCAACTACTTCCGACTTCCTCCCTGTGAAAATATGAACTTACAGAGACCCGATGGTCCGTGA